One part of the Halomonas qaidamensis genome encodes these proteins:
- a CDS encoding ORF6N domain-containing protein, translating to MNMPTVSVSGVALPYIEFQGQPVVTFAMIDAAHSRPERTARRSFSANKRHFIEDEDFYRVDFKRWHEFRATYSDIFPESTTRLTLFTETGYLMLVKSFTDDLAWQVQRQLVKSYFRVKGAMQPTAAEPIPTPIDHRQREQLANAANAVFQNFNGMRQSATGWFYNSVRTEYCLKRIEDLSADDLPAVLDRLQSLRHNVRQYEDFRRDMQQSFLKEVVGEGMPYTAWVSKMAGGQHHIGKRPDWKAIAKQVLINNGLLAKQ from the coding sequence ATGAACATGCCTACCGTTTCCGTTTCAGGCGTCGCCCTCCCCTATATTGAGTTTCAAGGCCAGCCTGTTGTTACTTTCGCCATGATTGACGCAGCACATAGCCGACCTGAGCGAACAGCCCGGCGCAGCTTTAGCGCCAACAAACGCCATTTCATTGAAGACGAAGACTTCTATCGTGTTGATTTTAAAAGGTGGCACGAATTTCGTGCTACCTATTCAGACATATTTCCAGAGAGTACCACGCGCCTAACGCTATTCACCGAAACCGGCTACCTCATGCTTGTTAAATCGTTTACCGACGATCTTGCATGGCAGGTACAGCGCCAGCTAGTCAAAAGCTATTTCCGCGTCAAAGGCGCAATGCAGCCCACCGCCGCCGAGCCGATCCCCACGCCCATCGACCACCGCCAGCGCGAACAGCTCGCCAACGCCGCGAACGCCGTGTTTCAAAACTTTAACGGCATGCGCCAAAGCGCCACCGGGTGGTTTTACAACAGCGTGCGCACCGAGTATTGCCTAAAACGCATCGAAGATTTAAGCGCCGACGACCTCCCCGCCGTGCTGGATCGGCTACAATCGCTACGCCACAACGTGCGCCAGTACGAAGATTTCAGGCGCGATATGCAGCAATCGTTTTTAAAAGAGGTAGTGGGCGAAGGAATGCCCTACACCGCGTGGGTTAGCAAAATGGCAGGCGGCCAACACCACATCGGCAAACGCCCGGATTGGAAAGCCATTGCTAAACAAGTGTTGATTAATAACGGCCTTCTGGCCAAGCAGTAA
- a CDS encoding helix-turn-helix domain-containing protein: MIDARTHHDPAKAPGLIKEALSITSSQKELAERLGVTSKYLQHLKSGYRENMSYLLQVALERLIEEHRANK, from the coding sequence ATGATTGACGCCCGCACCCACCACGACCCGGCCAAAGCGCCGGGTTTGATCAAAGAAGCGTTAAGCATCACCAGCAGTCAAAAGGAATTAGCAGAACGGCTAGGCGTTACTAGCAAATACCTGCAGCACTTGAAATCTGGCTATCGGGAAAACATGAGCTACTTATTACAGGTCGCGCTAGAGCGCTTGATAGAAGAACATCGCGCCAACAAATAA
- a CDS encoding ParA family protein encodes MGYKIAFVSQKGGVSKSTLSRALGTTYAAAGWNVKIADLDINQSTSFTWLQRRLKNGVTPEVAVETFGTVASALKVADTYDLMIFDGAPHATKATAEVARLADLVVLPTALSVDDLEPTVRLANNLTSKEGVPVERIAIALSKVGKSKAQLQDARAYLSHTPYFVLDGQVPERDAFVLAQDKGLSIVETPFKGPKAQADELIQNIINRFETLVQSA; translated from the coding sequence ATGGGATACAAGATAGCCTTTGTCAGCCAGAAGGGCGGCGTTAGTAAAAGCACCCTAAGCAGGGCACTGGGCACCACCTACGCCGCTGCTGGCTGGAATGTAAAAATAGCCGACCTCGACATTAACCAGTCAACAAGCTTTACATGGCTGCAGCGGCGCTTAAAAAATGGCGTAACGCCAGAAGTGGCGGTTGAAACCTTTGGCACCGTGGCCAGCGCGCTCAAGGTAGCCGACACCTACGACCTTATGATTTTTGACGGCGCGCCCCACGCCACAAAAGCCACCGCCGAAGTCGCCCGGCTGGCTGATCTAGTAGTACTACCCACCGCGCTAAGCGTTGACGACCTAGAACCCACCGTGCGACTGGCCAACAACCTGACAAGCAAAGAAGGGGTGCCGGTTGAACGCATCGCGATAGCGCTTAGCAAAGTGGGCAAGAGTAAAGCCCAGCTGCAAGACGCCCGCGCCTACCTCAGCCACACGCCCTACTTTGTGCTAGATGGCCAAGTGCCAGAGCGCGACGCCTTTGTATTAGCCCAAGACAAAGGGCTATCTATCGTCGAAACGCCGTTCAAAGGCCCGAAAGCCCAAGCCGATGAATTGATACAAAACATCATCAACCGCTTTGAAACACTCGTACAGTCAGCGTGA
- a CDS encoding cupredoxin domain-containing protein produces the protein MASEEKEQLEKEWIENVQTWFYKDNLWGGVVFAREGDDVKVTVTNYMKLTRTVSATFSTYEDALGTIGFYIDEYLEEQRAWLEAQK, from the coding sequence ATGGCCAGCGAAGAAAAAGAGCAGCTAGAAAAGGAGTGGATCGAGAACGTTCAAACGTGGTTTTACAAGGATAATTTGTGGGGCGGGGTGGTGTTCGCTCGGGAAGGCGACGATGTAAAAGTGACCGTCACCAACTACATGAAGCTCACACGCACGGTCAGCGCCACGTTTTCAACGTACGAAGACGCGCTAGGCACTATCGGCTTTTATATCGATGAGTATTTGGAAGAGCAGCGCGCTTGGCTAGAAGCGCAAAAGTAA
- a CDS encoding DUF4376 domain-containing protein translates to MLRDDMTPMTYRIRFLDNDIERTQYSDDRRYYEQLIAQHGHLSDLQIEPLTLTPEQQQRLDAIKGADVSAHDAGVYVQYGTTESDDTAFFDAVKLLDYQRAQVEPHVKAQRKKAEALGVTVKGVRYDGSPSNRNAIQEALNAVNHSGATEFPVWKCSDNHTHANHPASDVLEALIKIGQRRSVLIAKEAEYIELAAAGDADVMALDWATVYDN, encoded by the coding sequence ATGCTACGCGACGATATGACCCCGATGACCTACCGCATCCGCTTTTTAGACAACGACATCGAACGGACACAGTACAGCGACGACCGCCGCTACTATGAGCAGCTCATTGCTCAGCACGGTCATTTGTCTGACCTGCAGATAGAGCCGCTAACGCTCACGCCTGAACAGCAACAACGGCTGGATGCTATCAAGGGCGCTGATGTGAGCGCTCACGATGCGGGCGTTTACGTGCAGTACGGCACAACAGAGAGCGACGACACTGCGTTTTTCGATGCCGTTAAATTGCTCGACTACCAGCGCGCCCAGGTAGAGCCACACGTAAAAGCGCAGCGCAAAAAAGCTGAGGCGCTGGGGGTGACCGTTAAGGGCGTGCGCTACGACGGCAGCCCAAGCAATCGCAATGCTATTCAAGAGGCGCTTAACGCAGTTAATCATTCCGGGGCTACTGAGTTTCCGGTCTGGAAATGCAGCGACAATCACACCCACGCCAATCATCCCGCGTCAGACGTGCTAGAGGCGCTGATTAAAATTGGTCAACGGCGCTCTGTATTGATTGCAAAAGAAGCTGAGTACATCGAGTTAGCTGCAGCGGGCGATGCCGATGTAATGGCGCTAGACTGGGCAACGGTCTATGACAACTGA
- a CDS encoding reverse transcriptase/maturase family protein, with protein MFQRIVSEANFYAAYRKTQTASPKFKAAAIRFAANETENLEILRREVASGNYTPEDYEEFVVFEPKERVIYAPRYRDKIVQHAINETLRDFYEPKFIFDSYACIRNKGNHKAVKQVQRYMRNASRRYDEPWIIKADVQKFFYSINHDVVKGIIRKKINCTKTVALLDKIIDSSPNDIGLPLGNLTSQLLANVLMNEIDQHIKRRLGVRYYVRYADDLIMIVDGKANAGDVLAAIRAFGRDVIRLTFPDRKCFIRPLRPQQGLEALGYRITPARITLTSKAKSRIIKRLGAFDRLLHAFRLTPAEALQSLNSWYSYAQLAECERFIAHACQRTRYIDFINQRFHVRPLCYATI; from the coding sequence ATGTTTCAGCGCATTGTTTCAGAAGCTAATTTTTACGCTGCGTATCGAAAAACCCAAACGGCTAGCCCGAAATTTAAAGCCGCTGCGATACGCTTTGCCGCCAACGAAACAGAAAACTTGGAAATATTAAGACGCGAAGTAGCATCCGGTAATTATACGCCCGAAGACTACGAAGAGTTTGTTGTGTTTGAGCCGAAAGAGCGCGTGATATATGCGCCCAGGTATCGAGACAAGATTGTTCAGCATGCCATTAATGAAACGCTTCGCGACTTTTACGAGCCCAAGTTCATCTTCGACAGTTACGCCTGCATAAGAAATAAAGGAAATCATAAAGCAGTTAAACAGGTTCAGCGGTATATGCGCAACGCGTCTAGGCGTTACGATGAACCTTGGATTATAAAAGCCGATGTTCAAAAGTTCTTTTACAGCATTAATCACGATGTTGTTAAAGGGATTATAAGAAAAAAGATAAACTGCACTAAAACTGTCGCGTTATTAGATAAGATTATTGATAGCTCGCCCAATGATATTGGTTTACCGCTTGGCAATTTAACGTCTCAATTGCTCGCTAATGTGCTGATGAACGAAATAGATCAACATATAAAGCGGCGGTTAGGCGTGCGCTACTATGTGCGATATGCCGACGATCTAATAATGATCGTTGATGGCAAAGCTAATGCGGGCGATGTGCTGGCCGCTATCCGCGCGTTTGGGCGCGACGTAATACGCCTGACGTTTCCCGACCGCAAATGTTTTATCCGCCCACTGCGCCCGCAGCAAGGGCTAGAGGCGCTGGGGTATCGCATCACCCCGGCGCGCATCACGCTAACCTCTAAAGCTAAATCCCGGATCATTAAGCGCCTTGGCGCGTTTGATCGATTGCTGCACGCGTTTCGCTTAACGCCCGCTGAGGCGCTGCAGTCGCTTAACAGCTGGTACAGCTATGCACAGCTCGCAGAGTGCGAGCGCTTCATTGCACACGCCTGCCAGCGAACCCGCTATATCGATTTTATCAACCAACGTTTCCACGTGAGGCCGCTATGCTACGCGACGATATGA
- a CDS encoding four helix bundle protein: MERDSLILYAKAEALFFQVYPAFKNYPKSEKFALCAHIKGCFVNLLERLGLAKMVPSKRKTALQEAAAYMNNLVTLFRLSRSERYISAGFFAQIDLKITELKKILIGFMKSASRPRQTP, translated from the coding sequence GTGGAACGTGATAGCCTCATTCTTTATGCGAAAGCAGAAGCGCTATTTTTCCAGGTCTACCCCGCGTTTAAAAACTACCCTAAGTCCGAAAAGTTCGCGCTTTGTGCGCATATTAAGGGCTGCTTTGTAAATCTGTTAGAGCGGTTAGGGTTGGCTAAAATGGTGCCCAGTAAGCGCAAAACGGCGCTTCAAGAGGCGGCGGCGTATATGAATAATTTGGTAACGCTTTTTCGGTTAAGTAGAAGCGAGCGCTATATCAGTGCTGGGTTCTTTGCTCAGATCGATTTAAAAATTACCGAACTTAAGAAAATTCTGATAGGCTTTATGAAGTCTGCTAGCAGACCCAGGCAAACGCCGTAA